ggaaggcgatgcaacgatcgtgcggtgtggctagaatcgccctggcagctaaatcgttctctttcaccctcccccttcacacgtcccgcgctacttggctcacacacgcgcaactagaacgaactcactcaggttccgttgggcagtcttcttctctgcagtcgactttctcgaactccagtgtccctctccaggaaaccttctggcccggttctggtggctatattccttgccggctgttagtaaaattttctgcattacaacctattttatcgcccgccttttctgtactcacttcaaactttctgttttaagcacaaaacttcaaatttcgacgttactccgtccacgctccacgatttccataatccaatccacgttttctaatattttcactcctatttatacctttttcccttactaatacatataactaatcctattctcttccttatatccccagtaacggctccagctccccccgatgacacaatacaccatcgagcctccctggacttccgctagatggcgcgtcgccctcagccctggccacctatcgttcaggtgggactggaacacaTATGGGACTTCCCAACGCAGTACATGGTGATTGTTCAGGGGCCGATGGAAAATATATCGCAGTACTTGAGTAACAGGCAGAAAATCGACTAGAGCTGGAGAGCACTCCATTCGTTCGTTTGATTTCCGGATTTTCTTGGCGCGCACCACTCGTATtcagtcgatagtatcgatagtCGTTGGGTGGACTTGCTCCCTTTTTGTGGGATTTTCTTTTTCGTGGTGGGATATCGTCTTTTCGTGCAGCGATTATTCATTGCGACAATTTTCTTTTTCAGCGCCACAAAGGGACATTGTGGCATTCTAGACTCACTTACGTTTtatttttaaacttttattaACCTTTTAACCTTATTTTAGACACAATCAAATTAAAGGAAGCATATTAAATTTCCTAATCCTGTAGAAAATTGAATTATCAATGGGATAAAATTATGTATTTGGGACTGAGGATACTATCTAGCGAGTAATATTcaaccgaatatcaaaatctGGGAATATGATTTCTGAGCATGGATAGGAACGATTAGCCCATTGTTGACCCGTGGTTATTAAATCTTGAAGAATTTAAGCGTAATTTAAATGAAAGATGGCGTGGTATTTTTAAAAAGTAAAGATGAAGGGATCTGTGGATCTAAGAGAagaattatttttattattatgaGTATTTTTTTTCCGCGGTTTAATTCAAATTGTTATTCTGTTTGAATAAAGAGGGCTTAAGTTGGCTAACTTCGTTTTTTCAttggtatatttacggtatatttttctaCGGGTCACACCGTATGTCTTATCGTGGTCACACTGCATTTCACAAACCCCGCGGAAAATATACGAAAAAAAGGCAAAGCTAGCAATTTGCAACTCACTCAGCtctaaaaaatgtaaaaaatgTCGGGCACATCTCAAAAATATCGCAATTTTGTTGTAGAGCCCATAGGAACCAAATCTGTCACAGATTTGGCCGGAATTGGAGAGACGCTGGGCGGACGCTTGGCTGAGGCTGGTTTTGACAAGGCGCGTATATGCTTATGTTGCGTgcttgcgtgtgtgtgtaacAAAGACGTATTGCTAATATACCCATATATCCATTCATTGCAGGCGTACACCGTTCTAGGGCAGTACTTAGTCTTGAAGAAGGATGAGGAGCTGTTCAAGGACTGGATGAAGGATGTGTGCCATGCTAGCTCCAAGCAGGCCTTAGACTGCTACAACTGTCTCAACGATTGGTGCGATGAGTTCCTGTAATGTAGGTGGATGTATGCTAAAATGTGGAATTCAAAGGCAGAGCACAACGAGGTTCATCTTAACAGTAAACG
The Drosophila miranda strain MSH22 chromosome XL, D.miranda_PacBio2.1, whole genome shotgun sequence genome window above contains:
- the LOC108161295 gene encoding barrier-to-autointegration factor-like isoform X1 → MSGTSQKYRNFVVEPIGTKSVTDLAGIGETLGGRLAEAGFDKAYTVLGQYLVLKKDEELFKDWMKDVCHASSKQALDCYNCLNDWCDEFL
- the LOC108161295 gene encoding barrier-to-autointegration factor-like isoform X2, whose amino-acid sequence is MARRPQPWPPIVQVGLEHIWDFPTQYMAYTVLGQYLVLKKDEELFKDWMKDVCHASSKQALDCYNCLNDWCDEFL